The Hymenobacter canadensis genome has a window encoding:
- a CDS encoding T9SS type A sorting domain-containing protein, whose amino-acid sequence MPSHIEGVAAGGLTSYASRADGTVWSWGANSDGLLGDSSQVAQRIRPGTISLSQPLTPNANQPQFDASDTNSAILQSNGTLLIWGRNDYGQLGTGVKNEARHRPSLVPDPTVAVPGTIWSRVVLGQGVTFALRSDRTLWAWGRSESGMLGNGTTAPDVIRPAQIPSPTTATPGSYWSDIAAGQGFALALRSDGTLWAWGYAGYGSLGIGPSTVTYQTTPILVPSPSGALAGTHWTKIATGYTHALAVRSDGTLWTWGRANFGQLGNGDLSTQVAVPTQITNPTAASVGTSWVQVWAGNEHSLALRSDSTLWGWGRNTEGQLGDNTAISRTVPVQEFTRSHWASASGGFFHSLAVRNGKVFACGGMNFNTNAGQLGDGTRNGSAYFRASLVPVLASANQRLSRLVFSPNPAHASVVVTGLPIGTRVLLMDISGRRVQEVHLNMNREIPLDAFPPGIYIIQAYPTNVPPLRARLVIE is encoded by the coding sequence ATGCCTTCCCATATAGAAGGAGTGGCAGCAGGGGGGCTTACTAGCTATGCTAGTAGAGCGGACGGAACAGTGTGGTCTTGGGGGGCTAACTCGGATGGATTATTAGGTGATTCATCACAGGTCGCTCAGCGTATCCGTCCTGGAACGATTTCCTTATCGCAACCCCTAACACCGAATGCTAACCAACCCCAGTTTGATGCCTCGGATACAAATTCTGCTATTCTACAATCAAACGGGACCCTATTGATTTGGGGACGCAATGACTACGGGCAATTAGGGACCGGAGTTAAGAACGAGGCACGCCATAGACCAAGCCTTGTTCCAGATCCTACCGTAGCTGTTCCCGGTACGATATGGTCCCGAGTTGTATTAGGCCAAGGAGTGACTTTTGCTTTGCGTTCTGATCGCACACTTTGGGCATGGGGTCGGAGTGAGAGTGGAATGCTGGGTAATGGAACTACCGCACCTGATGTCATCCGTCCTGCGCAAATACCGTCACCCACAACTGCTACGCCCGGCTCTTACTGGAGCGACATTGCAGCGGGCCAGGGCTTTGCTTTAGCCCTTCGTTCGGATGGCACCCTTTGGGCGTGGGGCTATGCAGGGTATGGCAGTTTGGGAATAGGCCCGAGTACTGTTACGTATCAGACCACACCCATACTTGTACCGTCGCCTTCAGGAGCACTTGCTGGCACGCATTGGACAAAGATAGCGACAGGCTATACCCATGCCCTAGCGGTGCGTTCTGATGGTACGCTGTGGACATGGGGCCGTGCCAATTTCGGACAATTGGGTAATGGAGATCTGAGCACACAAGTCGCCGTACCTACACAGATTACAAATCCAACTGCCGCGTCAGTAGGGACTAGCTGGGTACAAGTATGGGCGGGCAACGAACACTCCCTAGCGCTGCGTTCGGATAGCACATTATGGGGTTGGGGACGCAATACAGAAGGACAACTTGGTGACAATACTGCCATTTCCCGAACTGTTCCCGTGCAAGAGTTCACAAGAAGCCACTGGGCAAGCGCGTCGGGTGGGTTTTTCCATTCTTTGGCTGTACGCAACGGTAAAGTGTTTGCCTGTGGGGGTATGAACTTCAACACAAACGCAGGCCAGTTAGGAGACGGTACGCGCAACGGATCTGCTTACTTTCGAGCGAGTCTGGTACCCGTACTGGCGTCAGCGAATCAACGCTTAAGCCGCCTAGTTTTTAGTCCTAATCCTGCACATGCATCCGTTGTTGTCACTGGGTTGCCAATAGGAACACGTGTGCTTCTTATGGATATAAGTGGTCGCCGAGTCCAAGAGGTACATCTTAATATGAATCGGGAGATACCACTTGACGCTTTCCCTCCTGGCATATACATAATACAAGCATATCCGACCAATGTTCCGCCGCTACGAGCCCGTTTGGTCATAGAATAA
- a CDS encoding PKD domain-containing protein, translated as MKKNLLACVSIALCVLQTSDVSGQRAKSRLHLPSSRPEAAQLLNRVPAQNDISSGYKAPSFRGPTFQRDAQGSIISLEQLRTDAQRNSNTESDNSTDDFTDRSFSVGIPASPTANSLTVNTGSSGVDAYTGAASVTIPLWEVKSREATLPITLAYSGGGVKVNDVAGWVGMGWHLNAGGVIARTMMGRPDDASLGYFFTGAAYLNNVCDMPGQRFLEGAVGNWDTQPDVFSFNFDGYSGQFVFDTDRTIRMIPQQPLTIIPTYTSIGELASFKVLTPQGVEYSFGTTNNSVERSSGGVFNYTLEVLSPVGPTTNRGNDYRNENMYRLDGSLDPISGAPSMSCSPSIEQSPRVTYQTLPEYNSTWYLTEKKMPSTGDFIRLVYTADGGGISDYRTSLSQVFTGPKLVRRNNRYEFECRQKPFDTGLNNPYGCVIDESLNRRDNDAITISEVYHFFYAKRLTSIVTASGNTTVNFQANLTRQDILGGSHALTDISVLNVANNVVKRFTLDYEYALFDRGSSGEYEYSLVEVDDRDPQGNPTFLTRAAECKRIMLKGVTESEGCNASAHRFSYTQNGLPRRLSPMQDWGGYFNDRNSIFSFGSYYSNGVTYPTFKVRIPGMPGAMSTSRAPILSRAQNCSLIGVTYPTGGTAEYSYELHKRATDAPTSYTPGIRVGQLTYKDRGQIVKQIKYNYRASNGQGGWQSSGAGDGPTSSYEQDAEFTYPNECKTSMIFIASYSQTEVGMTKGSLVGYSRVEEVVDGAGSTVSYFTHPWASSSEDSPSATLDFAGRCASTYLHDFPFPANTSRDYRRGLLTKQQMLNSDGLLVKQVDVTYSPFIENNIPFRVKAYKLGYHMVNPDKSSAHFTFGYWYYESDWVYKKQESVTTFSQDSPGDLSMASKVVTDYTYDPASLLLRQERTYRVGTAGAHLTRYTYTGDFAAVASKPAWLTSMLARKMRGQVVEKVAYVEKTLNGATTLMAVQGALTQYNVFGTNLRPAWQKTFMSVHGLAGFTAVSVSQGTMVADEHYRLHTAFDSYDDQGNLTLSTDASGISTGYIWGYSRNLLTSKVINGQPAYSSGQFAAPCGHTSFESQSTAGNEDEDLWSKPTSYCYEAKTGQRSAYLNGDGYSPGRTFTIMPNFQQGKYIFSAWVKTDPSITGSSTGNLVIETSNGITNQNLNWKGDPFTIASVDGWKRVQVTVDLEALQLPSNTPVRLKCYAWLTGGRPFVIDELRFHHISAMMETLTYSPLIGVTSKSDATGHTSAYEYDALNRLRLTRDDKGNITQRHTYNLNATDRTLSAAFSVFGGRTVNEQQNFRPTNGNYCLIGTTTYVWQFGDGATSLEELPNHRYTAPGTYTVTLTATNSEYGSATTTQQVIIVTPLNATICANGTVGYDICRNEIDQYGDCTDGTGTVRSVVFQVYPTGGCGNYRYQWQTFNAATQSWSNVGSISTSTVSNRYYLAKTAEVEFTVRCQVLDNCGNSIETPELRAASYKSLDCF; from the coding sequence GTGAAGAAAAATTTACTTGCCTGCGTAAGCATTGCTTTATGTGTGCTGCAAACTTCCGATGTATCGGGGCAACGCGCTAAATCGCGATTACATCTTCCTTCCTCTCGGCCCGAAGCAGCTCAATTGCTCAACAGAGTACCCGCGCAAAATGACATCTCATCAGGGTATAAAGCGCCTTCTTTTCGCGGTCCTACTTTTCAGCGTGACGCCCAAGGAAGTATTATCTCTCTTGAGCAGTTACGAACAGATGCGCAAAGGAACAGCAACACTGAATCAGATAATTCTACGGATGACTTCACAGATCGAAGTTTCAGCGTAGGCATACCCGCCTCACCAACAGCAAATAGTTTAACGGTTAATACTGGGTCATCAGGAGTTGATGCCTATACAGGAGCCGCTTCGGTAACCATTCCTTTATGGGAAGTCAAATCACGTGAGGCCACATTGCCTATTACACTAGCGTACAGCGGTGGAGGGGTAAAGGTAAACGACGTAGCCGGTTGGGTAGGTATGGGATGGCATCTAAATGCGGGCGGCGTTATTGCTCGTACTATGATGGGACGCCCTGATGACGCAAGCCTAGGATACTTCTTCACAGGGGCTGCTTACTTAAACAACGTCTGTGACATGCCTGGCCAGCGTTTTCTGGAAGGTGCTGTTGGGAACTGGGACACGCAGCCTGACGTGTTCAGTTTCAATTTTGATGGCTATAGCGGTCAGTTCGTCTTCGATACTGACAGAACTATCCGGATGATTCCCCAGCAGCCCCTTACCATTATACCCACCTATACTTCAATCGGAGAATTAGCTTCCTTTAAGGTGCTGACACCCCAAGGTGTAGAATATTCTTTTGGCACTACTAATAACTCAGTTGAACGATCTTCAGGGGGAGTTTTCAACTATACATTAGAAGTATTGTCGCCAGTGGGGCCCACAACAAATCGGGGCAATGATTACCGGAACGAGAACATGTACCGGCTTGATGGCTCGCTTGATCCGATTTCGGGAGCCCCTTCTATGTCTTGTAGCCCATCAATTGAGCAATCACCACGAGTTACATATCAAACATTGCCAGAGTACAATTCTACTTGGTATCTAACGGAAAAAAAGATGCCTAGCACCGGAGACTTTATTCGGCTGGTTTATACCGCTGACGGTGGTGGGATAAGTGATTACCGAACGAGTTTGTCTCAGGTCTTTACAGGACCTAAGCTGGTGCGTCGCAATAACAGATATGAGTTCGAATGTCGGCAGAAGCCATTCGATACAGGATTGAATAATCCCTACGGCTGTGTAATAGACGAGTCCCTTAACCGCCGGGACAACGACGCAATAACGATATCGGAAGTCTATCATTTCTTTTATGCGAAAAGACTAACCAGCATTGTAACTGCCTCTGGAAACACTACGGTTAATTTTCAGGCGAATTTAACCCGCCAAGACATTCTGGGTGGGTCTCATGCCTTAACAGATATCTCTGTACTAAATGTTGCCAACAATGTCGTCAAAAGGTTCACTCTTGACTACGAATATGCGTTGTTTGACAGGGGATCTTCTGGAGAATATGAATATTCATTAGTTGAAGTAGATGACCGTGATCCCCAAGGAAACCCTACTTTTTTAACTCGCGCTGCTGAATGCAAGCGTATAATGCTGAAAGGAGTAACCGAATCGGAGGGATGTAATGCTAGTGCACACCGCTTTTCATATACGCAAAATGGCTTGCCACGGCGCCTATCACCTATGCAGGACTGGGGAGGATATTTCAACGACAGGAATAGTATATTTAGTTTCGGTAGTTATTATTCCAACGGCGTCACATACCCTACATTTAAAGTACGAATACCTGGTATGCCAGGGGCAATGTCAACCTCTCGTGCCCCCATCTTGAGCCGAGCGCAAAACTGTTCTCTCATCGGTGTTACCTATCCCACAGGTGGAACAGCAGAATATAGCTACGAGTTACATAAGCGAGCAACAGATGCGCCTACTAGTTATACACCAGGTATTCGGGTAGGTCAACTCACTTATAAGGATCGTGGACAAATAGTCAAGCAAATCAAATACAATTACCGTGCATCTAATGGCCAAGGGGGGTGGCAATCTAGTGGTGCAGGGGATGGTCCTACTAGCTCTTACGAACAAGATGCTGAGTTTACTTATCCGAACGAATGTAAGACCTCGATGATTTTTATTGCATCCTATTCCCAAACAGAGGTAGGAATGACAAAGGGAAGTCTGGTTGGCTACAGTCGAGTAGAGGAAGTAGTGGATGGTGCGGGTTCAACAGTTAGCTACTTTACCCATCCTTGGGCCAGTTCTTCAGAGGATTCTCCGTCGGCAACGCTTGATTTTGCTGGTAGGTGTGCTTCAACTTATCTTCATGATTTTCCTTTTCCCGCGAATACAAGCCGGGATTACCGCCGGGGGTTACTCACGAAGCAGCAAATGCTCAACAGTGATGGCCTACTTGTTAAGCAAGTAGATGTCACGTACTCACCTTTTATTGAAAATAACATACCGTTTAGAGTAAAGGCATATAAGCTTGGTTACCACATGGTAAATCCAGACAAGAGCAGTGCGCACTTCACGTTCGGCTACTGGTATTACGAGTCTGACTGGGTCTATAAAAAGCAGGAGAGTGTGACTACCTTCAGCCAAGACAGTCCCGGTGATTTGAGCATGGCATCTAAAGTAGTTACCGACTACACTTACGATCCTGCTTCTTTACTCTTGCGGCAGGAAAGAACTTATCGTGTAGGTACAGCGGGAGCACACCTTACCCGCTACACGTACACAGGGGATTTTGCCGCGGTTGCTTCGAAGCCTGCTTGGCTAACGTCAATGCTTGCCCGTAAGATGAGAGGCCAAGTAGTGGAGAAAGTGGCTTACGTGGAGAAGACGCTGAATGGCGCCACAACGTTGATGGCTGTTCAGGGGGCGTTAACACAGTACAACGTCTTTGGCACCAACTTACGGCCGGCATGGCAGAAAACCTTTATGTCGGTGCATGGGCTAGCAGGTTTTACCGCAGTATCAGTTTCGCAAGGAACCATGGTGGCGGATGAGCATTATCGTTTACATACTGCATTTGATAGCTATGATGACCAGGGAAACTTAACCTTGTCTACGGATGCATCTGGCATATCAACTGGCTATATCTGGGGCTATAGCCGCAATTTGCTTACCAGCAAGGTAATCAACGGTCAACCTGCTTATAGTAGCGGCCAATTTGCAGCTCCATGCGGACATACTAGTTTCGAGTCACAAAGTACTGCTGGCAATGAAGACGAAGATTTATGGTCTAAGCCAACATCGTACTGTTACGAGGCTAAAACGGGACAGCGAAGCGCCTATTTGAATGGTGATGGTTATAGCCCTGGCCGCACATTCACCATTATGCCAAATTTCCAGCAAGGCAAATATATATTTTCCGCTTGGGTGAAGACGGATCCTAGTATAACGGGTAGTTCTACAGGTAATCTGGTCATTGAAACCTCAAATGGCATTACCAATCAGAACCTGAATTGGAAAGGTGATCCGTTTACAATTGCCTCCGTAGATGGCTGGAAGCGTGTTCAAGTTACTGTAGATCTAGAAGCGCTACAGCTTCCTAGCAACACTCCTGTGCGCTTGAAATGTTACGCGTGGCTCACGGGGGGAAGGCCGTTTGTCATCGATGAATTACGCTTTCATCATATATCTGCGATGATGGAAACGTTAACCTATTCGCCTCTAATTGGTGTAACCTCGAAATCCGACGCTACCGGGCATACATCAGCTTATGAATATGACGCGCTCAATCGTTTACGTCTTACACGCGACGACAAAGGCAATATCACGCAACGGCATACATACAATTTGAATGCTACTGACCGAACGCTAAGTGCCGCGTTCTCAGTGTTCGGGGGGCGAACGGTCAATGAGCAACAAAACTTCCGGCCCACTAATGGTAACTATTGCTTGATAGGTACCACTACTTACGTGTGGCAGTTTGGAGATGGAGCAACTTCTCTCGAAGAATTGCCTAATCATAGGTACACCGCGCCAGGCACTTATACTGTAACGTTAACAGCCACAAATTCTGAGTATGGTTCAGCTACCACCACGCAGCAGGTGATTATTGTTACCCCTTTAAATGCTACGATTTGTGCAAACGGAACGGTTGGATACGACATCTGCCGTAATGAGATCGACCAATATGGTGACTGCACTGATGGGACGGGTACAGTCCGTAGCGTGGTGTTTCAGGTCTATCCAACCGGAGGTTGTGGAAACTACAGATACCAGTGGCAGACATTTAATGCTGCAACGCAGAGTTGGTCAAACGTAGGAAGCATTTCGACGTCAACGGTCTCCAACCGTTATTATTTGGCTAAAACAGCAGAAGTGGAATTTACAGTCCGCTGTCAGGTTCTGGATAATTGTGGTAACAGCATTGAAACACCCGAATTACGAGCGGCGAGCTATAAAAGTCTTGATTGCTTTTAA
- a CDS encoding AAA family ATPase, whose translation MIYTVGGIKGGSGKTTIATNLTIYLLQQGRDVILIDADDQESATDFTSFRHQSLDGDLGYTAVKVTGRELNAQVQRLATKCDDIVIDTGGRDTVSQRSALTISHVYLVPFAPRSLDIWTLRKVENLIAEVAPFNPSLRSLTFINKADARGTYKEEAAELLRGSEYLQFLETSVGNRISFANAAAAGLGVLEMKPADEKALVEVNDLCASVQAATETIK comes from the coding sequence ATGATCTACACGGTAGGCGGCATCAAGGGCGGTAGTGGGAAAACTACTATCGCGACGAACCTCACGATATATCTGCTTCAGCAGGGCCGCGACGTTATTCTCATCGATGCCGATGATCAGGAGTCGGCCACGGACTTCACGTCTTTTCGTCACCAGTCCCTTGATGGTGACCTAGGCTACACCGCGGTTAAAGTAACGGGCCGCGAGCTCAATGCCCAGGTACAGCGCCTGGCCACGAAGTGCGACGACATCGTCATCGATACCGGTGGCCGTGATACGGTCAGCCAGCGCTCGGCCCTGACAATCTCCCACGTATACCTGGTCCCGTTCGCTCCCCGCTCGCTCGACATCTGGACGCTGCGCAAAGTGGAGAACCTGATTGCCGAGGTGGCGCCGTTCAACCCGAGTCTGCGCTCGCTCACGTTCATCAACAAGGCCGACGCCCGCGGCACCTATAAGGAGGAAGCGGCTGAGCTACTACGTGGCTCTGAATATCTGCAGTTCCTGGAGACGTCTGTAGGCAACCGTATCTCGTTCGCTAATGCTGCTGCGGCCGGGTTAGGAGTGTTGGAAATGAAGCCAGCCGATGAAAAAGCATTGGTAGAAGTCAACGATCTGTGCGCAAGCGTACAAGCCGCAACAGAAACAATCAAATAG
- a CDS encoding T9SS type A sorting domain-containing protein has translation MVKKIRARSLFILGRNVLLILLVQGWLVLTCRCAQAQVSYSQLAAGTFHSAALQTDGKLWMWGRNNAGQLGNGSTAAQSSTPVVVVTPSTALTGTTWKQVAAGTFHTVALRSDGTLWAWGDNSSGQLGDGSTTSQRIPVFVPTPVGAQAGTSWTQVVAGYAHTLALRSDGTLWAWGGNLYGQLGDGTTTDRHLPVRVRTSLNLITEPTWVQITTANHHSLGITMGGGLWAWGRNHLGQLGVGAGLFWQSQPLRVVVAGQALTWKQVSAGESHTLALTTNNELWAWGTNESGQLGSGAATIVSTVPVRVPTPTTCAPGTQWMTLAAGALHSLALRSDSTLWSWGEGADGQLGNNTTILSSTPMQEDTKGRWRLLAAGGTHSLAVSTSRVYATGSAEYGQLGMGNTVRALRFKTSQASPLTAQQHLDNSVRIFPNPAVDLVYITGITSSTLLSIHDLQGRIIRQTEMIALPLDISHLPSGMYLLNLLQADGTRFKQKLLIQH, from the coding sequence ATGGTAAAAAAAATACGCGCTCGTAGTCTATTTATTCTAGGACGAAATGTCCTGCTCATCTTGCTGGTTCAGGGCTGGCTGGTTCTCACGTGTCGTTGTGCGCAAGCACAGGTGTCATATTCCCAGCTAGCAGCTGGAACCTTCCACTCGGCGGCGTTACAAACAGATGGAAAGCTCTGGATGTGGGGACGCAATAATGCCGGACAACTAGGGAATGGCAGCACCGCTGCCCAGAGTAGTACGCCGGTTGTAGTAGTAACACCGAGTACAGCTTTAACTGGTACTACTTGGAAACAAGTGGCAGCTGGCACATTTCACACGGTAGCTTTACGATCAGATGGTACGCTCTGGGCATGGGGCGATAACAGTTCTGGTCAACTTGGTGACGGCTCGACAACATCTCAAAGAATACCAGTATTCGTGCCCACTCCAGTCGGAGCTCAAGCTGGAACATCCTGGACGCAAGTAGTAGCGGGCTACGCCCACACACTGGCATTACGATCAGATGGCACGTTGTGGGCCTGGGGCGGAAATTTATATGGTCAATTAGGCGATGGAACTACAACAGACCGTCATCTACCCGTACGTGTCCGCACAAGCCTGAATCTAATTACTGAACCCACTTGGGTGCAGATAACGACTGCTAACCATCATAGTCTGGGTATAACTATGGGGGGAGGTCTTTGGGCGTGGGGCCGTAATCACTTAGGCCAATTGGGTGTGGGAGCAGGGCTATTCTGGCAATCGCAACCACTTCGCGTTGTTGTAGCCGGTCAGGCCCTCACATGGAAGCAGGTAAGCGCAGGTGAGTCACACACTCTCGCTCTAACTACAAACAATGAATTGTGGGCGTGGGGTACCAACGAGAGTGGACAGTTGGGTAGTGGAGCTGCCACAATTGTCAGCACGGTGCCTGTTCGGGTACCAACACCAACTACGTGTGCTCCTGGCACCCAATGGATGACACTTGCCGCTGGCGCGTTGCATTCTCTGGCGCTAAGATCAGATAGTACATTATGGAGTTGGGGAGAAGGAGCAGACGGGCAACTGGGTAACAACACCACTATTCTGTCTTCCACGCCAATGCAAGAGGATACAAAAGGCCGCTGGCGGTTACTAGCCGCGGGCGGAACGCATTCCCTGGCTGTATCTACGTCAAGAGTTTATGCCACGGGTTCCGCAGAGTACGGACAGCTAGGAATGGGCAATACAGTTCGTGCCCTCCGTTTTAAAACATCACAGGCTTCCCCTTTGACTGCCCAGCAGCATTTGGATAATTCCGTACGCATATTTCCCAATCCAGCAGTGGACTTGGTTTATATTACTGGGATAACATCTAGCACGTTACTGTCAATACATGATTTGCAGGGACGCATTATAAGACAGACCGAAATGATTGCTTTACCCCTCGATATCAGTCATTTACCCAGTGGGATGTACCTGCTTAATCTTTTGCAGGCTGATGGTACTCGTTTCAAGCAAAAATTACTAATCCAGCATTAA